A genomic segment from Glycine soja cultivar W05 chromosome 18, ASM419377v2, whole genome shotgun sequence encodes:
- the LOC114396285 gene encoding uncharacterized protein LOC114396285: protein MASNQEVTVPCRYWVDNERKRVVMAEASGHFVDVLFSFLTLPLGTIIRLGNTLGQPIEIGCINNLFKSVEALNPDVFWNDICKRMLLSPRNPLEFSYQRLKLKVDDTQPTKYFVCHICSKGSDFSLSTFDEVKCHCGNLMKRQLDMLVEPAGGNGVFVKGDAMFLIFDDLTVLRSSPSVSFKPPLQLGHKEFRKVEEKSLDVDTNKAFSILKQALTSKSALSVTLENGKSEPSSSFLPDIGPSQRKDYIKIKVIVSKSQNKILFVEADGDFVDFLVSFLTMPLGSIMYLVNGKLSLGSIDKLYTSVKNLDPSWFIASSNKSLLNPKVAPHFGCGSNPLNASEEDTAKYWYGTGIVKDNRGRIIYEKNMISKNKHMLKDPKDIKLLDPRSSRARKSDVGFMKRPCLFVVSDNLEVKAMTTSSSIPCPFMENDRLLDDLEEHLVKIRKSQALKILMASLTSNKAAFTRSLSHLLWNWKCHRCIPCWGLLGRMKISHRKKKEMEDKESEEEI, encoded by the exons ATGGCTTCCAACCAAGAAGTAACAGTGCCTTGCAGATATTGGGTGGACAATGAACGAAAGCGTGTAGTTATGGCGGAAGCAAGTGGACACTTTGTAGATGTTCTCTTTAGTTTCCTAACCCTTCCATTGGGAACTATCATCCGGCTTGGGAACACATTGGGGCAACCAATAGAGATTGGTTGCATTAACAATCTATTCAAGAGTGTGGAAGCTCTGAACCCAGATGTTTTCTGGAACGACATCTGCAAACGAATGCTGCTTTCTCCGCGCAACCCGTTAGAATTCTCTTACCAGAGACTAAAACTGAAGGTGGATGATACGCAGCCCACAAAGTATTTCGTGTGTCACATCTGTTCAAAGGGCAGTGATTTCTCGCTGAGTACTTTTGATGAGGTAAAGTGCCACTGTGGGAACTTGATGAAAAGACAACTAGATATGCTGGTAGAGCCTGCTGGTGGCAATGGTGTTTTTGTTAAAGGGGATGCCATGTTCTTGATCTTTGATGACTTGACAGTGCTCCGTAGCTCTCCCAGTGTCTCCTTTAAACCACCACTCCAACTTGGACACAAAGAATTCAGAAAGGTGGAAGAAAAGTCTCTAGATGTTGACACAAATAAg gCATTTAGCATACTAAAGCAAGCATTAACCTCCAAATCTGCTCTAAGTGTCACATTGGAAAACGGAAAATCTGAGCCATCGTCCTCTTTCTTACCAGATATTGGCCCAAGTCAACGGAAAGATTACATAAAAATCAAGGTAATAGTGAGCAAATCACAGAACAAGATTCTGTTTGTCGAAGCAGATGGagattttgttgattttctaGTCAGTTTCCTTACAATGCCACTTGGATCTATTATGTACCTTGTGAATGGCAAATTATCATTGGGAAGCATTGATAAGTTGTACACAAGTGTGAAGAATCTTGATCCATCATGGTTCATAGCGTCGTCAAACAAATCCTTACTGAATCCAAAGGTTGCTCCTCATTTTGGTTGTGGGAGCAATCCACTAAATGCTTCAGAAGAAGACACTGCCAAGTATTGGTATGGAACTGGCATAGTGAAGGATAATAGGGGACGTATCATCTATGAAAAGAATATGATTTCAAAGAACAAACATATGCTAAAAGATCCAAAAGATATCAAACTTTTGGACCCAAGATCCTCTAGAGCAAGAAAATCTGATGTGGGATTTATGAAGAGGCCATGTCTTTTTGTTGTTAGCGATAATCTGGAAGTGAAAGCAATGACGACTTCTTCAAGCATTCCATGTCCATTTATGGAGAATGACCGGTTGTTGGATGATTTGGAGGAACATTTGGTGAAAATCAGGAAGTCACAG GCACTAAAGATATTGATGGCTTCTTTGACATCCAACAAAGCTGCTTTCACAAGGAGCCTATCCCACTTATTGTGGAATTGGAAATGCCATAGATGCATTCCATGTTGGGGGTTACTGGGAAGGATGAAAATAAGTcacagaaagaaaaaagaaatggaaGATAAAGAAAGTGAGGAagagatataa